The Streptomyces sp. NBC_01353 genome contains a region encoding:
- the fabI gene encoding enoyl-ACP reductase FabI, whose amino-acid sequence MSGILEGKRILITGVLMESSIAFHAAKLAQEQGAEIILTAWPRPTLTERIAKKLPQPDKVKVLELDVSNDEHLARLEDQVREHLGDRLDGVVHSIGFAPQDALGGNFLNTPFESVATAMHVSAFSLKSLTMALLPLMSEGGSVVGLTFDAQFAWPQYDWMGPTKAALEATSRYMARDLGKQNIRCNLVSAGPLGSMAAKSIPGFSELASVWDDRSPLQWDLSDPEPAGRAIVALLSDWFPKTTGEIVHVDGGLHAIGA is encoded by the coding sequence ATGAGCGGAATTCTCGAGGGCAAGCGCATCCTGATCACCGGTGTGCTGATGGAGTCCTCCATCGCCTTCCACGCCGCCAAGCTGGCCCAGGAGCAGGGCGCGGAGATCATCCTCACCGCCTGGCCCCGGCCGACGCTGACCGAGCGCATCGCCAAGAAGCTGCCCCAGCCCGACAAGGTGAAGGTGCTGGAGCTCGACGTCTCCAACGACGAGCACCTCGCCCGCCTGGAGGACCAGGTCCGCGAGCACCTCGGCGACCGCCTGGACGGCGTCGTGCACTCCATCGGCTTCGCGCCGCAGGACGCGCTCGGCGGCAACTTCCTGAACACGCCGTTCGAGTCCGTGGCCACCGCCATGCACGTCTCGGCCTTCTCCCTGAAGTCCCTGACGATGGCGCTGCTGCCGCTGATGAGCGAGGGCGGCTCGGTCGTCGGCCTCACCTTCGACGCGCAGTTCGCCTGGCCGCAGTACGACTGGATGGGCCCGACCAAGGCCGCTCTGGAGGCCACGAGCCGCTACATGGCCCGTGACCTGGGCAAGCAGAACATCCGCTGCAACCTGGTCTCGGCCGGCCCGCTCGGTTCGATGGCCGCCAAGTCCATCCCGGGCTTCTCGGAGCTGGCCTCCGTGTGGGACGACCGTTCCCCGCTGCAGTGGGACCTGTCCGACCCGGAGCCGGCGGGCCGCGCCATCGTCGCGCTGCTCTCCGACTGGTTCCCGAAGACGACCGGCGAGATCGTGCACGTCGACGGTGGTCTGCACGCCATCGGCGCCTAA
- a CDS encoding FadR/GntR family transcriptional regulator, translating into MALGSPRRSGLSDQVITELRNQITSGEWPVGSRIPTEPELVEQLGVARNTVREAVRALAHNGLLDIRQGSGTYVVATSELAGVMHRRFAGSDPRHIAELRSTLESSAARLAAQRRTERDLKQLDALLSGREEAWRSGDAERFVTADGAFHHAVVVASHNDVLTELYADLGDVLRQWLRDDVGQELRPEHHMDHARLVEAIRAGDADTAAAEAAGYPFMCLRNPGPAEPARPVGA; encoded by the coding sequence ATGGCGCTCGGCTCCCCCCGGCGTTCCGGGCTCTCCGATCAGGTGATCACAGAGCTGCGGAACCAGATCACCTCCGGTGAGTGGCCGGTCGGGTCACGGATCCCGACCGAACCGGAGCTGGTCGAGCAGCTGGGCGTGGCCCGCAACACCGTGCGCGAGGCGGTCCGCGCACTCGCGCACAACGGGCTGCTCGACATCCGGCAGGGCTCGGGCACCTATGTCGTCGCGACCAGTGAGCTCGCCGGCGTGATGCACCGCCGGTTCGCCGGGTCTGATCCGCGGCACATCGCCGAGCTGCGCTCGACGCTGGAGTCCTCGGCGGCGCGGCTCGCGGCGCAGCGGCGCACGGAGCGGGACCTGAAGCAGCTGGACGCGCTGCTGAGCGGTCGCGAGGAGGCCTGGCGGTCGGGCGACGCCGAGCGGTTCGTGACGGCCGACGGCGCCTTCCACCACGCCGTGGTGGTCGCCTCGCACAACGACGTACTGACCGAGCTCTACGCCGACCTCGGGGACGTCCTGCGGCAGTGGCTGCGCGACGACGTGGGCCAGGAGCTGCGGCCGGAGCACCACATGGACCACGCGCGCCTGGTGGAGGCGATCCGGGCGGGCGACGCGGACACGGCGGCGGCCGAGGCGGCCGGGTATCCGTTCATGTGCCTCAGGAACCCGGGGCCCGCGGAGCCGGCTCGACCGGTTGGTGCGTGA
- the fabG gene encoding 3-oxoacyl-[acyl-carrier-protein] reductase: protein MSRSVLVTGGNRGIGLAIARAFAEAGDKVAITYRSGEPPAALTDLGCLAVRCDITDAEQVEQAYKEIEEKHGPVEVLVANAGITKDQLLMRMSEEDFTSVLDTNLTGTFRVVKRANRGMLRAKKGRVVLISSVVGLLGSAGQANYAASKAGLVGFARSLARELGSRNITFNVVAPGFVDTDMTAVLTDEQRAGIVSQVPLGRYAQPEEIAAAVKFLASDDASYITGAVIPVDGGLGMGH from the coding sequence TTGAGCCGCTCGGTTCTCGTCACCGGAGGCAACCGGGGCATCGGCCTCGCCATCGCCCGCGCGTTCGCCGAAGCCGGCGACAAGGTCGCGATCACTTACCGCTCCGGTGAGCCGCCGGCCGCCCTGACCGATCTGGGCTGCCTCGCCGTCAGGTGCGACATCACCGACGCCGAGCAGGTGGAGCAGGCGTACAAGGAGATCGAGGAGAAGCACGGTCCCGTGGAGGTGCTGGTGGCCAACGCCGGCATCACCAAGGACCAGCTGCTCATGCGCATGTCCGAGGAGGACTTCACGTCCGTCCTCGACACCAACCTCACCGGCACCTTCCGGGTCGTGAAGCGCGCCAACCGCGGCATGCTGCGCGCCAAGAAGGGCCGCGTCGTGCTGATCTCCTCGGTCGTGGGTCTCCTCGGCTCGGCGGGTCAGGCGAACTACGCCGCCTCGAAGGCCGGCCTGGTCGGTTTCGCGCGGTCGCTCGCCCGGGAGCTCGGCTCGCGCAACATCACCTTCAACGTCGTCGCGCCCGGTTTCGTCGACACCGACATGACCGCCGTCCTCACCGACGAGCAGCGCGCCGGCATCGTGTCCCAGGTGCCACTGGGCCGCTACGCGCAGCCGGAGGAGATCGCCGCCGCGGTGAAGTTCCTCGCCTCCGACGACGCCTCGTACATCACTGGAGCCGTCATCCCGGTTGACGGCGGATTGGGCATGGGTCACTGA
- the serB gene encoding phosphoserine phosphatase SerB, protein MSASQTSDVPTLLVKIFGKDRPGITAGLFDTLAAYSVDVVDIEQVVSRGRLVLCALVTEPTVASQGELRATIHSWAESLKLQAEIISGTGDNRPRGSGRSHVTVLGHPLTAEQTAAITARIAENGGNIDRIFRLAKYPVTAVEFAVSGCETEPLRTALATQAHGIGVDVAVVSAGLHRRAQRLVVMDVDSTLIQDEVIELFAAHAGCEDKVAEVTAAAMRGELDFEQSLHARVELLAGLDASVVDKVRAEVRLTPGARTLIRTLKRLGYQVGVVSGGFTQVTDDLKERLGLDFASANTLEIVDGKLTGRVTGEIVDRAGKARLLRRFAVEAGVPLSQTVAIGDGANDLDMLNTAGLGVAFNAKPVVRQAAHTAVNVPFLDTVLYLLGITREEVEAADGDEELLH, encoded by the coding sequence ATGAGCGCATCGCAGACCTCAGACGTTCCCACCCTTCTCGTCAAGATCTTCGGGAAGGACCGTCCCGGGATCACCGCCGGGCTCTTCGACACCCTCGCCGCCTACTCCGTCGACGTCGTGGACATCGAGCAGGTCGTGTCCCGCGGCCGCCTCGTCCTGTGCGCGCTCGTCACCGAGCCGACCGTCGCCTCCCAGGGCGAGCTGCGCGCGACGATCCACAGCTGGGCCGAGTCGCTGAAGCTCCAGGCGGAGATCATCTCCGGCACCGGCGACAACCGTCCGCGCGGCAGTGGCCGTTCGCACGTCACCGTCCTCGGGCACCCGCTGACCGCCGAGCAGACCGCCGCCATAACGGCGAGGATCGCCGAGAACGGCGGCAACATCGACCGTATCTTCCGCCTCGCGAAGTACCCGGTGACGGCGGTCGAGTTCGCCGTCTCGGGCTGCGAGACCGAGCCGCTGCGGACCGCACTGGCCACGCAGGCGCACGGCATCGGTGTGGACGTGGCCGTGGTCTCGGCGGGGCTGCACCGCCGTGCGCAGCGGCTGGTCGTCATGGATGTCGACTCCACACTGATCCAGGACGAGGTGATCGAGCTCTTCGCGGCGCACGCGGGCTGCGAGGACAAGGTCGCCGAGGTCACGGCGGCGGCGATGCGTGGCGAGCTGGACTTCGAGCAGTCCCTGCACGCGCGCGTGGAGCTGCTGGCCGGGCTCGACGCCTCGGTGGTGGACAAGGTCCGTGCCGAGGTACGGCTCACCCCCGGCGCGCGCACCCTCATCCGTACGCTCAAGCGGCTCGGCTACCAGGTCGGCGTGGTCTCGGGCGGGTTCACCCAGGTCACGGACGATCTCAAGGAGAGGCTGGGGCTCGACTTCGCCTCGGCCAACACGCTGGAGATCGTGGACGGGAAGCTGACCGGCCGGGTCACCGGCGAGATCGTGGACCGTGCGGGCAAGGCGCGGCTGCTGCGCCGGTTCGCGGTGGAGGCGGGGGTGCCGCTCTCCCAGACCGTGGCGATCGGCGACGGCGCGAACGACCTCGACATGCTGAACACGGCCGGCCTCGGCGTGGCCTTCAACGCCAAGCCCGTGGTGCGCCAGGCCGCCCACACCGCCGTGAACGTGCCCTTCCTCGACACCGTCCTCTACCTGCTGGGAATCACCCGCGAGGAGGTCGAGGCGGCGGACGGCGACGAGGAACTGCTGCACTGA
- a CDS encoding TldD/PmbA family protein, which translates to MHSLDAAFTALPLRALADAALARARALGSDHADFRLERVRSASWRLRDAKPSGSSDTTDLGYAVRVVHGGAWGFASGVDLTMEGAARVASQAVAMAKLSAKVIAAAGSDERVELAEEPVHAERTWISSYEINPFDIPGAEKSALLTDWSERLLRAEGVAHVDASLMTVQENKFYADTAGTVTTQQRVRLHPQLTAVAVDETTGEFDSMRTIAPPVGRGWEYLTGTGWDWDAELEQIPGLLAEKMRAPSVEAGAYDLVVDPSNLWLTIHESIGHATELDRALGYEAAYAGTSFATFDQLGKLAYGSSIMNVTGDRTAEHGLATVGYDDEGVEAQSWDLVKDGTLVGYQLDRRIAKLTGLGRSNGCAFADSPGHVPVQRMANVSLQPDPGGLSTEDLIGGVERGIYVVGDRSWSIDMQRYNFQFTGQRFFRIENGRLAGQLRDVAYQATTTDFWGSMEKVGGPQTYVLGGAFNCGKAQPGQVAAVSHGCPSALFRGVNILNTTQEAGR; encoded by the coding sequence ATCCATTCCCTCGACGCGGCCTTCACGGCACTGCCGCTGCGGGCGCTCGCCGACGCGGCGCTCGCACGCGCGCGTGCCCTCGGCTCCGACCATGCCGACTTCCGCCTGGAGCGGGTGCGCAGCGCCTCGTGGCGGCTGCGCGACGCCAAACCCTCGGGCTCCTCGGACACCACGGACCTCGGGTACGCGGTGCGGGTGGTGCACGGCGGGGCCTGGGGGTTCGCCTCCGGGGTCGATCTGACCATGGAGGGGGCGGCGCGGGTCGCCTCGCAGGCCGTCGCCATGGCCAAGCTGTCCGCCAAGGTGATCGCCGCGGCGGGCTCCGACGAGCGGGTCGAGCTGGCCGAGGAGCCGGTGCACGCGGAGCGGACCTGGATCTCCTCGTACGAGATCAACCCGTTCGACATTCCCGGCGCGGAGAAGAGCGCGCTGCTCACCGACTGGAGCGAGCGGCTGCTGCGGGCGGAGGGCGTCGCGCATGTGGACGCCTCGCTGATGACCGTCCAGGAGAACAAGTTCTACGCGGACACGGCGGGCACCGTCACCACCCAGCAGCGGGTCCGGCTGCACCCGCAGCTCACCGCGGTCGCCGTGGACGAGACGACCGGCGAGTTCGACTCGATGCGGACGATCGCGCCACCGGTCGGGCGCGGCTGGGAGTATCTGACCGGCACCGGCTGGGACTGGGACGCGGAGCTGGAGCAGATCCCCGGGCTGCTCGCCGAGAAGATGCGGGCGCCGAGTGTGGAGGCGGGGGCGTACGACCTGGTCGTCGACCCGTCGAACCTCTGGCTGACGATCCACGAGTCGATCGGCCACGCCACCGAGCTGGACCGGGCGCTGGGCTACGAGGCGGCGTACGCCGGGACCTCCTTCGCCACCTTCGACCAGCTGGGCAAGCTGGCGTACGGCTCGTCGATCATGAACGTGACGGGTGACCGGACCGCCGAGCACGGGCTCGCGACCGTCGGGTACGACGACGAGGGCGTCGAGGCGCAGTCGTGGGACCTGGTGAAGGACGGCACGCTCGTCGGCTACCAGCTTGACCGGCGGATCGCGAAGCTCACGGGCCTGGGCCGGTCGAACGGCTGCGCGTTCGCCGACTCGCCGGGCCATGTGCCGGTGCAGCGGATGGCGAACGTCTCGCTGCAGCCGGACCCGGGCGGGCTCTCCACGGAGGATCTGATCGGGGGCGTCGAGCGCGGCATCTACGTGGTCGGGGACCGGTCCTGGTCGATCGACATGCAGCGGTACAACTTCCAGTTCACCGGACAGCGTTTCTTCCGCATCGAGAACGGCAGGCTGGCCGGCCAGCTGCGGGACGTCGCGTACCAGGCGACGACGACGGACTTCTGGGGCTCGATGGAGAAGGTCGGCGGCCCGCAGACGTACGTCCTCGGTGGCGCGTTCAACTGCGGCAAGGCCCAGCCCGGCCAGGTCGCGGCGGTCTCCCACGGCTGCCCCTCCGCCCTCTTCAGGGGCGTCAACATCCTCAACACGACGCAGGAGGCCGGTCGATGA
- a CDS encoding SGM_5486 family transporter-associated protein, translated as MPVLDPNPPNGQKKLLLVLGAMLGISVVIAVIATIASP; from the coding sequence ATGCCAGTGCTCGACCCGAACCCCCCGAACGGCCAGAAGAAGCTCCTGCTCGTGCTCGGCGCGATGCTGGGGATCTCGGTCGTCATCGCCGTCATCGCCACCATCGCCTCCCCCTGA
- a CDS encoding histidine phosphatase family protein — MSVAATSGGTPPGPPEPRRIVLLRHAKADWPQVSDHERPLADRGRADAPVAGRKLAETGITFDLALCSTAVRTRETWKLAVQELPHRPRTVYEERLYEASPGELIALLNEVSDEVKNVLVIGHNPGMHALSDALAGSAEGDALARMERGGFPTAAFSVLGFSGSWKSVELGVGTLLDYWAPHS; from the coding sequence ATGAGCGTCGCAGCGACTTCCGGGGGGACACCCCCCGGACCCCCCGAACCCCGCAGGATTGTGTTGCTCCGGCATGCCAAGGCCGACTGGCCCCAGGTGTCCGACCACGAGCGACCGCTCGCCGACCGCGGCCGCGCGGACGCCCCCGTGGCCGGGCGCAAGCTCGCCGAAACCGGGATCACCTTCGATCTGGCCCTCTGCTCGACCGCCGTCAGGACCCGTGAGACCTGGAAACTGGCGGTGCAGGAGCTGCCGCACCGCCCCAGGACCGTCTACGAGGAGCGGTTGTACGAGGCCTCGCCCGGCGAGCTGATCGCCCTGCTCAACGAGGTCTCCGACGAGGTCAAGAACGTCCTCGTCATCGGCCACAACCCCGGGATGCACGCCCTCTCCGACGCCCTCGCGGGCTCGGCCGAGGGCGACGCCCTGGCCCGGATGGAACGGGGCGGCTTCCCCACCGCCGCGTTCTCCGTCCTCGGCTTCAGCGGCTCCTGGAAGTCCGTGGAGCTCGGCGTGGGCACCCTGCTGGACTACTGGGCCCCGCACAGCTGA
- a CDS encoding MFS transporter, which yields MHDEPQTLETAAPPARTSKQTATVGDSSVPDRQALWITRIVLVGLVLAALNLRPAITSLGALLEEVRDGLHMSGSVAGVLTSVPPLCFAVFGIMAPRLARRFGPAAVVCAGMAAILAGLAVRPFASGTVGFLAASALALMGIAVSNVLMPVIVKRYYPDRVGSVTGLYSMALALGTSLAAAATVPMTEALGGSWRTGLGVWALLAALAVLPWVPLLRDRGTGSATGAPEARAAAPSATPLRITRSRTAWALGAYFGLQATGAYITMGWMPQIFRDAGVPAGTAGVLLAVTMVMGVPLAFVIPRLATRLKNQGPIVVALGLCGLVGYTGLFLAPAGGAWVWAVLLGVSNCSFPLALTMIGMRSRSGAGVVRLSAFAQSVGYLISIPGPLLVGVLYQHSGGWGLPIALMAGLMIPQMIVGTLAGRDRTVEDEC from the coding sequence ATGCATGACGAGCCGCAGACCCTCGAGACCGCCGCACCGCCGGCCCGAACCTCCAAGCAGACCGCCACCGTGGGGGATTCTTCCGTACCGGACCGGCAGGCCCTCTGGATCACCCGGATCGTCCTCGTCGGACTCGTCCTCGCCGCGCTCAACCTCCGCCCGGCCATCACCAGCCTCGGCGCCCTCCTCGAAGAGGTCCGCGACGGACTCCACATGAGCGGCAGCGTGGCCGGCGTCCTCACCTCCGTACCCCCGCTCTGCTTCGCGGTCTTCGGCATCATGGCGCCCCGCCTCGCCCGCCGCTTCGGCCCCGCCGCGGTGGTCTGCGCCGGCATGGCCGCGATCCTCGCGGGCCTCGCCGTCCGCCCCTTCGCCTCAGGCACCGTCGGCTTCCTCGCCGCCAGCGCCCTCGCCCTCATGGGCATCGCCGTCAGCAACGTCCTCATGCCCGTCATCGTCAAGCGGTACTACCCCGACCGCGTCGGCAGCGTGACCGGCCTGTACTCCATGGCGCTCGCCCTCGGCACCTCCCTGGCCGCCGCCGCGACCGTGCCCATGACCGAGGCCCTGGGCGGCAGTTGGCGCACCGGCCTCGGCGTCTGGGCGCTCCTCGCCGCCCTCGCCGTACTGCCCTGGGTCCCGCTGCTGCGCGACCGGGGTACGGGGTCGGCGACAGGCGCCCCCGAGGCCCGAGCCGCGGCCCCCTCGGCCACCCCGCTCCGGATCACCCGCAGCCGCACCGCCTGGGCCCTCGGCGCCTACTTCGGCCTCCAGGCCACCGGCGCGTACATCACGATGGGCTGGATGCCGCAGATCTTCCGGGACGCCGGCGTCCCGGCCGGTACGGCCGGTGTGCTGCTCGCCGTCACCATGGTGATGGGCGTACCGCTCGCGTTCGTCATCCCGCGCCTGGCGACCCGGCTCAAGAACCAGGGGCCGATCGTCGTCGCCCTGGGCCTGTGCGGTCTGGTCGGCTACACCGGCCTCTTCCTCGCGCCCGCCGGCGGAGCCTGGGTCTGGGCGGTGCTCCTCGGCGTCTCCAACTGCTCCTTCCCGCTCGCCCTCACCATGATCGGTATGCGCTCGCGCAGCGGCGCCGGCGTCGTCCGGCTCTCCGCCTTCGCACAGAGCGTCGGCTACCTCATCTCCATCCCCGGCCCGCTCCTGGTCGGCGTCCTCTACCAGCACAGCGGCGGCTGGGGCCTGCCCATCGCGCTCATGGCCGGGCTGATGATCCCCCAGATGATCGTCGGCACCCTCGCCGGAAGGGACCGGACCGTCGAGGACGAATGCTGA
- a CDS encoding streptophobe family protein yields MDAGGDGGRAGAIDVILASIAAVSWALVGMAGAAALGLHLLGADAAGGLGPMTAAVVVLGVGGSVTPSGDVSAFGLEGAAVETAVDFTPLGVSLTGALFLAYFFLRSLRRAGPYVSGTELAARVLVLVTLFLAVVAGLAWAGNDVVTIDGGAWGVDEIPGAGGIADIDVGGIGGIGDIGGLLPDRVSDLVEAEASVGFSVNAVESLAGALFWVVGVVLIALLASRRAPLPPGRVGDAVRRAARPAVSALVTGVLVAVAAGCAAAGYAALGDDDPRRVAGAALLGAPNGVGVGVPLGLFVPWQGAGRGSMAEVLPDPLDALVRGSAERPVTVGRLAELDEGVWLLAVAAVVTMLAAGVLAAARTPRAGLGAAGFAWRCAVRLGVANALALPLLVVLSGVSVDASLAVLGVDAFDAGIELHGDVGAALLLGAVWGAGAGGLGALLACAAGVAGGRERTYGDPARPPGPYRPSVPYRPPGVGTRPYGSEQGDGGLHSAPTQAGPGLWAPPPPPPPLPPPLPGPPGPPRPGPPGPPRPGPSRPSGPSGPSGPSGPSGSAGPSGSAGPSGSAPGRPGRGSS; encoded by the coding sequence ATGGATGCGGGCGGCGATGGCGGGCGGGCGGGCGCGATCGATGTGATTCTGGCCTCGATCGCCGCGGTGAGCTGGGCACTGGTGGGGATGGCGGGTGCCGCGGCGCTCGGACTCCATCTGCTGGGCGCGGACGCGGCCGGTGGGCTGGGGCCGATGACGGCCGCCGTGGTCGTGCTCGGTGTGGGCGGGTCCGTGACACCGTCGGGCGATGTGTCGGCGTTCGGTCTGGAAGGTGCGGCGGTGGAGACCGCCGTCGACTTCACGCCATTGGGGGTCTCCCTGACGGGGGCACTGTTCCTCGCGTACTTCTTCCTGCGCTCGCTGCGCCGCGCCGGGCCGTACGTCTCGGGGACGGAACTCGCCGCCCGGGTCCTGGTTCTGGTGACGCTGTTCCTGGCGGTCGTGGCCGGTCTGGCGTGGGCCGGGAACGACGTGGTGACCATCGACGGGGGCGCGTGGGGCGTCGACGAGATTCCGGGGGCGGGCGGGATCGCGGACATCGACGTCGGTGGCATCGGTGGCATCGGGGACATCGGCGGGCTGCTGCCGGACCGGGTCAGCGACCTGGTGGAGGCGGAGGCGTCGGTGGGGTTCTCGGTGAACGCCGTCGAGTCGCTGGCGGGGGCGCTGTTCTGGGTCGTCGGGGTGGTGCTGATCGCACTGCTCGCCTCGCGGCGGGCGCCGCTGCCGCCGGGGCGGGTCGGGGACGCGGTGCGGCGGGCGGCGCGGCCGGCGGTTTCGGCCCTGGTGACGGGGGTCCTGGTGGCGGTGGCCGCCGGTTGCGCCGCGGCGGGGTACGCGGCGCTCGGCGACGACGATCCGCGCCGGGTTGCCGGGGCGGCTCTGCTGGGCGCGCCGAACGGGGTGGGGGTCGGGGTCCCGCTCGGGCTCTTCGTGCCCTGGCAGGGCGCCGGGCGCGGGTCGATGGCGGAGGTGCTGCCTGATCCGCTGGACGCGCTCGTACGGGGTTCGGCGGAGCGACCGGTGACGGTGGGCCGGCTCGCGGAGCTCGACGAGGGGGTCTGGTTGCTCGCGGTCGCCGCGGTCGTGACGATGCTCGCCGCGGGGGTGCTGGCCGCGGCCCGTACGCCCCGGGCGGGGCTGGGGGCGGCCGGCTTCGCCTGGCGGTGCGCGGTGCGGCTCGGTGTGGCGAACGCGCTCGCGCTGCCGTTGCTGGTCGTGCTGAGCGGGGTGTCGGTGGACGCGTCGCTCGCGGTGCTCGGGGTCGACGCGTTCGACGCGGGGATCGAGCTGCACGGGGACGTCGGGGCGGCGCTGTTGCTGGGGGCGGTGTGGGGAGCGGGTGCGGGGGGCCTGGGGGCGCTGCTCGCGTGCGCGGCGGGGGTGGCGGGTGGCCGGGAGCGTACGTACGGAGACCCGGCCCGTCCGCCGGGGCCGTACCGCCCCTCGGTGCCGTACCGGCCGCCGGGCGTGGGGACGCGTCCGTACGGGAGCGAGCAGGGCGACGGCGGGCTGCACAGCGCTCCGACGCAGGCGGGTCCCGGCCTCTGGGCCCCTCCTCCGCCACCGCCGCCTCTACCGCCCCCGCTGCCCGGTCCGCCCGGTCCGCCGCGGCCTGGTCCGCCTGGTCCGCCGCGCCCTGGTCCGTCCCGTCCGTCCGGCCCGTCGGGTCCGTCCGGCCCGTCGGGTCCGTCCGGTTCGGCGGGTCCGTCCGGTTCGGCGGGTCCGTCCGGTTCGGCGCCCGGTCGGCCGGGGCGCGGGTCGTCGTGA